In the Equus przewalskii isolate Varuska chromosome 18, EquPr2, whole genome shotgun sequence genome, CCCGTGGCAGGCCTCGGGAGCTTCCAGTATCTGAATCCCAGCTTCGGCACTGCCCGGTAGATAAACACCAGCATCTCCCCTACCTTCATAGCTGCATGGACCCGGACTCCGGCTTCTCGGTTGCAGTTCCCTCCCGCGCGGCCCCCTCGGCTGCCTGGTGTCCTCTTCTTACTTTCCCATGATCTGGGCAGTCCATCTTCTCGTTCTTGCCTCCCTTGCTGCTATGGCTGGGGATCCCCCAGAGGCTTTTGGGGGCAGCATCCATCAGTGACTTCCCAGGCTGTGTGAAGGCCGGCAGATCGAACCTCCCCCGAGCTTGAAGAACCTCCTTCTGCACACCACAGCGGAGGAAACTCCCCTCTGCGTTACTTTCCTTCCTTGAACTGTGCAAACAAGAGGGCGATTCCATTTCTCCTTGTGGCCTGCACCTCACAAAACACGCCTGTGGACGTTTCGTTTCCCCAAATGTGCCAAAAGTAATAATTAACAAGGTCATTTAAATGCAGCTGTCATGGGAGGTCAGATTTTGGTTTCACGCTGGCCGTGCCTCACGCCAGGCATGTCATTAGCATGTAGTCACGGCGAAAACAGTCTCACTTCCTTTTCGGAAAGAAGGGAAATTTACTGTTTAGGCTGACGTTTCTAAATCTGTCATCAGCCAGCTTCAGATCTTTGGTTTGCTGGGAGAAGAGTGTTCTTCCCAACTCAGTGTTTATCCTGTTTTCCTACACTCAAAGGAATTTGTGGATGAGGCACAAAAAGGCAGCACTCAGTATTCACTTGCTGGGGTGGTTGTCATTTGCTGGTGGCTTCCTCCTAACTCTGTGAGGCAGCAGAGGCCTCCTGAAGCCAGTGTGAGAGTGTGCAGGGTACGCttcaggaggaggggctggagaggaggaaaagggctGGGGTCCCTCCTGTGCAGCCAGCACAGTCACCCCTATGGGATCCCCAAAGAGATACTGGGCACCACCCAGATATCGTGAAGAGCTGGGATGCATGCCTCCATGTTACTCAGTCCTCTGCCCCAGAGAGTCCTTGAGTCATCTCTGCGCCCCAGCAACGCCCAGACCTTACACTCTGCGGGTGAGGAAGAGCGGGGATGGGTGGGCCGGTGCTCAGCGGCAAGTCCCTTCTGCTGGTTCACTAGTAACTCAGTGGTCCTGGACTCTCTCCTGAGGATAAAAGAACTAGACAAAACCAGGATGAAACTGGGAGTACCAATAATCAGAAAAATCACCTTCCTGCTTATAAATCGGAAGCAGTGGATGTGCCTTGGAGTTGCTGCCAGAAGACTCGTGCTGGACTGGTTTACTCAAGTTACTGCTCACTTACAGGGTCACTTCTGGGCAACGCTCCCATATTACCTTGAAAAGAAACCGCAGGGTCAGTCCATAGGTGACTTGTATCAGGTATCCTGAAGATGGGAGACATCCTTTTATTTCTAGGGCATCGTAAATGGACATCCACATGCTCCTCCTCAGCTTCTAAAGAGGATGGCAACAAAGAGGCAGCATGCTGGTTTTCGGACAAGCGCTTCCTAGAACACGATGCTGTATTGTACCTTCCCAAACCATCGACTCCGTGCCGTCTGCCCCGAGACCATCggttcccctccctgccccactgccTTTGAGCAGCAGAAATTTCAGAAGGTGGACATAAGGTCTGGGCTCGAGAATCAGCAGCTATATCACTGTATCAGCTGTATCAGAGGATGCTCAGGGCACACCCACCACCAATCAATCCTCCTCCGCCTTCATGCCCCATGATCTTGCAGTTAGAACAGGTACACCTCTGCACCTCTCATCTGCCTGCCCTCCCGGGCACAGCCTGTTTATCAGCTAACAGCCATGCAGCAGGTAGGCAGCTCAGTAGCAGAACTGCCCCTGCCTCATTCATCTTCTGGGCTCCAGTTCAGATCTCCTGAATCAAGCGATCAGGGACTTAGTGCCAACGACcctatttttttggaaaaaaaaacacaaaacttctcTAGTAATTCTGGTGCCTGTGCTTCTTTAGGAGATATTGACAGCTGATAGTGCCGCATGGTAGCTTCGGCCTCCCACCCCCGGATCCAGCTGAGGGAGGTGATAACACCAACCTGAGATTCTCGTTGGCCCCCCTCACTCCAGTCTTATCCCTTCAGCCCAGAagtctccatccttctctcttttgtcccCCATTTTCTAGTTTGTTTAGCAAGAGGCAAAATGCTTGTTTCCCCATTCATTCATCCCCTTGAGATGTGCCTCAGATTCATCTGTATTTTGCAAAAGTGTGATAAACCCAGAGTTGGGCCATCCCAAACTTTATTCAGCGTGGGGTCCTGTGGAGTGACCTGGCTCTGGCAGTTATgagggaaggtgagagggtgCTGTGGCAGCCAGCCTGCAGCCGTACGAGCCTCCTCTGACTTCCCTTCTCAGTGCCACACAGTCTGGGGACCTAGGTGGCAGGGACTAAGATCATCCCACAATAAATCATGGTTATCCTCTAGTGAGCGCCATGTGTCAGTTATTGTGCTACACGCTTTACTTGCATCAACTCATTTCACATCATGGAGGCACCTCCTTGGAGCCTAAGATCCCCAGTAGTACGCGGAGGAACGGGGAGTTAAACCAAAGTCTTCTGAGGCCACACTTTCTCCACCACGGGAGACAGTGTGAAAACCCTCAGCAGCATCTTTTATTAatggttttgcttttattttacagaaaaatgctATGATTGAAAGTCTGCAGGAACAAGTCAACAACGCCAAAGAGAAGCTCATGAGGCTGATGTCAGCTGAGTGCACCTCTGACCTCCCAGAGTGGGCTGGCCCgcctgcctcttcccacagcGAGGACATCCTGGCTGCGGCCTCCGCCCACAGCCAGGCAGCCCCAGGGCCTTCAGAATGCCTCTCTGACTCTCAGAATGATGCCAGTGTGGCCGCTCAGGACTCCCAGAGTACCTCAGTCCCCTCCTCCAGTGTGCAAAGCCTGGGGGGGCCTGGGAAGGAAGCCACCCCCGCCCCAGGGCAGGAGAACATTTCTTACTTGAAAGACTTTTCTGATCATTTAAATTTGGGCTGCAGCCAGAAGCCGCAGGCTGAGCAAAGCCAGGgtacagaaagaagagagggggTGCCCATGGCCCCCCACTGGAGTCTCACACCAGCTAGGGAAGGTCCTGTTCCCCAGAGACAGGGACAGCTAGGGAACTTAGAGGAGCCCCAAGAGCGGCTGTCCAGAGTCAATTCAGTGATCAGGGAGAAGCTTCGGGAAGTCTTACAAGACCTGGGCCTGGGCCCCgaggctcccctcccctcttccgcATCTtgcccccagcagccctggcagagcagtgctgcccccagcccccagaagATGCCCCTCTCCAAGGAGCTGGGCTTCAGCCCATACATGGTGAGGAGAAGGCGGGCAGTACAGCGAGCTCGCTCATACTTCCTGGGCTCTGCACCCTCCTCTGCGGGGCATCTGGCAAATAGGACTGTTTCTGGGCCTCACAGTGGGCTAAATGTGCAGAAGGAGTCCAGCCCCTACCTGCACTCCCAGACTGCTCATTCCAGGATACCAAgaccctcttccaggaagcctttaCTCCTCCCAGATCCTCAAGGCAAGCCGGGCACCCTGGAGGGCAACAAACTAAGCCAGCCAGAGTgcccaggggtgggagggagccgTGTAGCCTTTCCACACCAGGCTTCTGGTTCCAGCCAGGCACCATGTCCCGTTCCCCCACACCTATCCAGAGCGTTACCAGACCTGCCTAAACAGTGGCAGCTGCAGCCCCCGGGGTCCCCAGGCTGTCCCTCCCTGTCTTCTCCGTGCAACTACCTTGACACCGAGTCCAGCAGCTCAGACGAGTTCTTCTGCCGCTGCCACCGGCCCTACTGTGAAATCTGTTTCGAGAGCTCCTCTGATTCCAGTGACAGTGGCTCGTCAGACACCGACCTTGAGCCTGCtggcaggctggcttcctgggaaaAGCTGTGGGCCCGCTCGAAGCCTATCGTAAACTTCAAAGATGACTTGAAACCCACACTGGTGTGAAAAGCAGCAG is a window encoding:
- the GPR156 gene encoding probable G-protein coupled receptor 156 isoform X4, with translation MSSPNLNMVTLLGSCMTYSSAYLFGIQDKNASVGSSMETLIQIRLSMLCIGTSLVFGPILGKSWRLYKVFTQRVPDKRVIIKDLQLLGLVAALVMTDVILLMTWVLTDPIQCLQILGVSMTVTGRDVSCSLTSTHFCASRYSDVWIALVLGCKGLLLLYGAYLAGLTDHVSSPPVNQSLTIMVGVNLVVLAAGLLFVVTRYLHSWPNLVFGLTSGGIFVCTTTINCFIFVPQLKQWKAFEEENQTINRMAKYFSTPSKGFHTQYGEEQNCHARGEKDSMEELLTEVSKTLPGSSVKKNSSHALKNAMIESLQEQVNNAKEKLMRLMSAECTSDLPEWAGPPASSHSEDILAAASAHSQAAPGPSECLSDSQNDASVAAQDSQSTSVPSSSVQSLGGPGKEATPAPGQENISYLKDFSDHLNLGCSQKPQAEQSQGTERREGVPMAPHWSLTPAREGPVPQRQGQLGNLEEPQERLSRVNSVIREKLREVLQDLGLGPEAPLPSSASCPQQPWQSSAAPSPQKMPLSKELGFSPYMVRRRRAVQRARSYFLGSAPSSAGHLANRTVSGPHSGLNVQKESSPYLHSQTAHSRIPRPSSRKPLLLPDPQGKPGTLEGNKLSQPECPGVGGSRVAFPHQASGSSQAPCPVPPHLSRALPDLPKQWQLQPPGSPGCPSLSSPCNYLDTESSSSDEFFCRCHRPYCEICFESSSDSSDSGSSDTDLEPAGRLASWEKLWARSKPIVNFKDDLKPTLV
- the GPR156 gene encoding probable G-protein coupled receptor 156 isoform X2, with translation MEPEINCSELCDSFPGQELDRRPLHDLCRTTITSSHHGSKTSSSLSPVLLGTVWTFLSCGLLLIVFFLGFTIRCRKNRIVKMSSPNLNMVTLLGSCMTYSSAYLFGIQDKNASVGSSMETLIQIRLSMLCIGTSLVFGPILGKSWRLYKVFTQRVPDKRVIIKDLQLLGLVAALVMTDVILLMTWVLTDPIQCLQILGVSMTVTGRDVSCSLTSTHFCASRYSDVWIALVLGCKGLLLLYGAYLAGLTDHVSSPPVNQSLTIMVGVNLVVLAAGLLFVVTRYLHSWPNLVFGLTSGGIFVCTTTINCFIFVPQLKQWKAFEEENQTINRMAKYFSTPSKGFHTQYGEEQNCHARGEKDSMEELLTEKNAMIESLQEQVNNAKEKLMRLMSAECTSDLPEWAGPPASSHSEDILAAASAHSQAAPGPSECLSDSQNDASVAAQDSQSTSVPSSSVQSLGGPGKEATPAPGQENISYLKDFSDHLNLGCSQKPQAEQSQGTERREGVPMAPHWSLTPAREGPVPQRQGQLGNLEEPQERLSRVNSVIREKLREVLQDLGLGPEAPLPSSASCPQQPWQSSAAPSPQKMPLSKELGFSPYMVRRRRAVQRARSYFLGSAPSSAGHLANRTVSGPHSGLNVQKESSPYLHSQTAHSRIPRPSSRKPLLLPDPQGKPGTLEGNKLSQPECPGVGGSRVAFPHQASGSSQAPCPVPPHLSRALPDLPKQWQLQPPGSPGCPSLSSPCNYLDTESSSSDEFFCRCHRPYCEICFESSSDSSDSGSSDTDLEPAGRLASWEKLWARSKPIVNFKDDLKPTLV
- the GPR156 gene encoding probable G-protein coupled receptor 156 isoform X1, whose amino-acid sequence is MEPEINCSELCDSFPGQELDRRPLHDLCRTTITSSHHGSKTSSSLSPVLLGTVWTFLSCGLLLIVFFLGFTIRCRKNRIVKMSSPNLNMVTLLGSCMTYSSAYLFGIQDKNASVGSSMETLIQIRLSMLCIGTSLVFGPILGKSWRLYKVFTQRVPDKRVIIKDLQLLGLVAALVMTDVILLMTWVLTDPIQCLQILGVSMTVTGRDVSCSLTSTHFCASRYSDVWIALVLGCKGLLLLYGAYLAGLTDHVSSPPVNQSLTIMVGVNLVVLAAGLLFVVTRYLHSWPNLVFGLTSGGIFVCTTTINCFIFVPQLKQWKAFEEENQTINRMAKYFSTPSKGFHTQYGEEQNCHARGEKDSMEELLTEVSKTLPGSSVKKNSSHALKNAMIESLQEQVNNAKEKLMRLMSAECTSDLPEWAGPPASSHSEDILAAASAHSQAAPGPSECLSDSQNDASVAAQDSQSTSVPSSSVQSLGGPGKEATPAPGQENISYLKDFSDHLNLGCSQKPQAEQSQGTERREGVPMAPHWSLTPAREGPVPQRQGQLGNLEEPQERLSRVNSVIREKLREVLQDLGLGPEAPLPSSASCPQQPWQSSAAPSPQKMPLSKELGFSPYMVRRRRAVQRARSYFLGSAPSSAGHLANRTVSGPHSGLNVQKESSPYLHSQTAHSRIPRPSSRKPLLLPDPQGKPGTLEGNKLSQPECPGVGGSRVAFPHQASGSSQAPCPVPPHLSRALPDLPKQWQLQPPGSPGCPSLSSPCNYLDTESSSSDEFFCRCHRPYCEICFESSSDSSDSGSSDTDLEPAGRLASWEKLWARSKPIVNFKDDLKPTLV
- the GPR156 gene encoding probable G-protein coupled receptor 156 isoform X3, whose translation is MEPEINCSELCDSFPGQELDRRPLHDLCRTTITSSHHGSKTSSSLSPVLLGTVWTFLSCGLLLIVFFLGFTIRCRKNRIVKMSSPNLNMVTLLGSCMTYSSAYLFGIQDKNASVGSSMETLIQIRLSMLCIGTSLVFGPILGKSWRLYKVFTQRVPDKRVIIKDLQLLGLVAALVMTDVILLMTWVLTDPIQCLQILGVSMTVTGRDVSCSLTSTHFCASRYSDVWIALVLGCKLKQWKAFEEENQTINRMAKYFSTPSKGFHTQYGEEQNCHARGEKDSMEELLTEVSKTLPGSSVKKNSSHALKNAMIESLQEQVNNAKEKLMRLMSAECTSDLPEWAGPPASSHSEDILAAASAHSQAAPGPSECLSDSQNDASVAAQDSQSTSVPSSSVQSLGGPGKEATPAPGQENISYLKDFSDHLNLGCSQKPQAEQSQGTERREGVPMAPHWSLTPAREGPVPQRQGQLGNLEEPQERLSRVNSVIREKLREVLQDLGLGPEAPLPSSASCPQQPWQSSAAPSPQKMPLSKELGFSPYMVRRRRAVQRARSYFLGSAPSSAGHLANRTVSGPHSGLNVQKESSPYLHSQTAHSRIPRPSSRKPLLLPDPQGKPGTLEGNKLSQPECPGVGGSRVAFPHQASGSSQAPCPVPPHLSRALPDLPKQWQLQPPGSPGCPSLSSPCNYLDTESSSSDEFFCRCHRPYCEICFESSSDSSDSGSSDTDLEPAGRLASWEKLWARSKPIVNFKDDLKPTLV
- the GPR156 gene encoding probable G-protein coupled receptor 156 isoform X6: MSSPNLNMVTLLGSCMTYSSAYLFGIQDKNASVGSSMETLIQIRLSMLCIGTSLVFGPILGKSWRLYKVFTQRVPDKRVIIKDLQLLGLVAALVMTDVILLMTWVLTDPIQCLQILGVSMTVTGRDVSCSLTSTHFCASRYSDVWIALVLGCKGLLLLYGAYLAGLTDHVSSPPVNQSLTIMVGVNLVVLAAGLLFVVTRYLHSWPNLVFGLTSGGIFVCTTTINCFIFVPQLKQWKAFEEENQTINRMAKYFSTPSKGFHTQYGEEQNCHARGEKDSMEELLTEKNAMIESLQEQVNNAKEKLMRLMSAECTSDLPEWAGPPASSHSEDILAAASAHSQAAPGPSECLSDSQNDASVAAQDSQSTSVPSSSVQSLGGPGKEATPAPGQENISYLKDFSDHLNLGCSQKPQAEQSQGTERREGVPMAPHWSLTPAREGPVPQRQGQLGNLEEPQERLSRVNSVIREKLREVLQDLGLGPEAPLPSSASCPQQPWQSSAAPSPQKMPLSKELGFSPYMVRRRRAVQRARSYFLGSAPSSAGHLANRTVSGPHSGLNVQKESSPYLHSQTAHSRIPRPSSRKPLLLPDPQGKPGTLEGNKLSQPECPGVGGSRVAFPHQASGSSQAPCPVPPHLSRALPDLPKQWQLQPPGSPGCPSLSSPCNYLDTESSSSDEFFCRCHRPYCEICFESSSDSSDSGSSDTDLEPAGRLASWEKLWARSKPIVNFKDDLKPTLV
- the GPR156 gene encoding probable G-protein coupled receptor 156 isoform X7: MSSPNLNMVTLLGSCMTYSSAYLFGIQDKNASVGSSMETLIQIRLSMLCIGTSLVFGPILGKSWRLYKVFTQRVPDKRVIIKDLQLLGLVAALVMTDVILLMTWVLTDPIQCLQILGVSMTVTGRDVSCSLTSTHFCASRYSDVWIALVLGCKLKQWKAFEEENQTINRMAKYFSTPSKGFHTQYGEEQNCHARGEKDSMEELLTEKNAMIESLQEQVNNAKEKLMRLMSAECTSDLPEWAGPPASSHSEDILAAASAHSQAAPGPSECLSDSQNDASVAAQDSQSTSVPSSSVQSLGGPGKEATPAPGQENISYLKDFSDHLNLGCSQKPQAEQSQGTERREGVPMAPHWSLTPAREGPVPQRQGQLGNLEEPQERLSRVNSVIREKLREVLQDLGLGPEAPLPSSASCPQQPWQSSAAPSPQKMPLSKELGFSPYMVRRRRAVQRARSYFLGSAPSSAGHLANRTVSGPHSGLNVQKESSPYLHSQTAHSRIPRPSSRKPLLLPDPQGKPGTLEGNKLSQPECPGVGGSRVAFPHQASGSSQAPCPVPPHLSRALPDLPKQWQLQPPGSPGCPSLSSPCNYLDTESSSSDEFFCRCHRPYCEICFESSSDSSDSGSSDTDLEPAGRLASWEKLWARSKPIVNFKDDLKPTLV
- the GPR156 gene encoding probable G-protein coupled receptor 156 isoform X5, producing the protein MEPEINCSELCDSFPGQELDRRPLHDLCRTTITSSHHGSKTSSSLSPVLLGTVWTFLSCGLLLIVFFLGFTIRCRKNRIVKMSSPNLNMVTLLGSCMTYSSAYLFGIQDKNASVGSSMETLIQIRLSMLCIGTSLVFGPILGKSWRLYKVFTQRVPDKRVIIKDLQLLGLVAALVMTDVILLMTWVLTDPIQCLQILGVSMTVTGRDVSCSLTSTHFCASRYSDVWIALVLGCKLKQWKAFEEENQTINRMAKYFSTPSKGFHTQYGEEQNCHARGEKDSMEELLTEKNAMIESLQEQVNNAKEKLMRLMSAECTSDLPEWAGPPASSHSEDILAAASAHSQAAPGPSECLSDSQNDASVAAQDSQSTSVPSSSVQSLGGPGKEATPAPGQENISYLKDFSDHLNLGCSQKPQAEQSQGTERREGVPMAPHWSLTPAREGPVPQRQGQLGNLEEPQERLSRVNSVIREKLREVLQDLGLGPEAPLPSSASCPQQPWQSSAAPSPQKMPLSKELGFSPYMVRRRRAVQRARSYFLGSAPSSAGHLANRTVSGPHSGLNVQKESSPYLHSQTAHSRIPRPSSRKPLLLPDPQGKPGTLEGNKLSQPECPGVGGSRVAFPHQASGSSQAPCPVPPHLSRALPDLPKQWQLQPPGSPGCPSLSSPCNYLDTESSSSDEFFCRCHRPYCEICFESSSDSSDSGSSDTDLEPAGRLASWEKLWARSKPIVNFKDDLKPTLV